A region from the Deinococcus reticulitermitis genome encodes:
- a CDS encoding DEAD/DEAH box helicase, with protein MNIFEFRQEVIRQYESYVSSFVHIRDRDLRAYVDAQMQSGVFWPDPLAQLNPNFTPGGSVADLVCEGALHPRCAELFAAGEPRVPLNLHAHQRAATLLAREGRSYVVTTGTGSGKSLTYLLPIVDYVLRRGSGQGVQAIVVYPMNALANSQVEELEKFLGDDPRAQAVTFRRYTGQESREEKDAIIASPPDILLTNYMMLELILTRQDEAALVQAAQGVRFVVFDELHTYRGRQGADVALLIRRLRDRLNARDAICVGTSATMSSSPVYAERQAAVAEVASRLFGVQITPEQVVGETLERVTRGEPSPEALRRAVQGPVPASFDAFVGDALVVWLENTVGLRWDAQAGRFDRQPPQAVAGEEGLAALLSAQTGLPRVQCLDALQERLLAGNALRHPATGRPVFAFRLHQFISKAATVYAPLLPPAGRLEHLTLRGQVYAPKSERSLRLYPLEFCRSCGQEYYSVRRVQDGGTGRHMFVARGGEVRQESTPDDGYLYLGDPAWPQDEEGLLERLPDGWLEEKNGFLRVKSSRKKHLPQPVRVSGLGETGHGDGDGVSAAFIEGEFRFCLQCGVTYLGRTGKLTKLATLSSEGRSTATTLLSMAAVQQLRKSDLGDTARKILSFTDNRQDASLQAGHFNDFVFVASLRAGLARALQAGPLTLEDVAGKVFTALNLEFASFASDPSVRFGERDRTLKTAQNLIGYALFTDLAEGRRLTLPNLEGVDLVRFEYPYLREVCEAQDLWERAHPALSVVRSGVVEARERAARALLDWMRQNLAIKAPYLDADYLNAVVLNLGLIREDSPLYLPVEEVQNLTTARRVTLGTLARDEGRDPTRLSLSAQGAVGRYLTRPETLGWGQPVGRADAEAILSDLVYALSEFIEQIEPGAYQLKGTAFTWHAGPGTTPSMDALRVVRPQGGDAPRVNAFFLSLYRQPAAEFADLRGAEHTAQIRAEEREKREDAFRAGTLPAMFCSPTMELGVDISDLNVVHLRNVPPTPANYAQRSGRAGRSGQPALVMTYATTGNNHDQYFFRRPGLMVGGSVSTPRIELGNEALVRSHVHALWLSETGQKLPPSVAELLDMTGDEPTLALLSDLLTPFQDEGVGRRTLERARQLIADLGVDLNGTGWYSDEWLAYTVRQAPREFDRACDRWRDLYRSALSQLHLNNAVLADAGKRHLQEQARRLHAEANTQLGLLRSPDGERSDFYTYRYLASEGFLPGYNFARLPLSAYIPGRRNAKGKNDSYLSRPRFLALSEFGPNAIVYHNGAKYEAHKVIVPARGETSELPTVSAQRCEACGYLHHGADAAARDVCENCGAPLAPPRPNLFRMTSVATRRRERIGSDEEERRRVGFEVKSGLRFATRGGTTDRVQAEAAAQTGPLLHLTYGDGATLWRINYGWRNRENPHELGFLFDPETSQWLSAVGYERKVKAAGGRGVPVQRVIPYVEDTRNVLLVEPRVSLDAAGMATLMSALKNAIQLTYQLEDSELAAELLPDSAAPRQILLYEASEGGAGVLGDLVFRSGALGEVARAALGLLHFDPVSGADLNHAPHATERCVAACYDCLMTYGNQGFHALLDRFLVRELLLELRGAQPSVQGGGDTHLGDLLAACGSDLEREWLHFLHEGGRRLPSHAQLLVPDHYARPDFAYAEQAALVFIDGPHHDGPGQSARDARVREDLELAGYTVISFNYDRSTWPAQLARYAFVFGEG; from the coding sequence GTGAATATCTTCGAGTTCCGCCAGGAGGTCATCCGCCAATACGAGTCCTATGTCTCGTCGTTCGTGCACATCCGTGACCGCGACCTTCGCGCCTATGTGGACGCGCAGATGCAGAGCGGCGTGTTCTGGCCAGACCCGCTCGCGCAGCTCAATCCGAACTTCACGCCGGGGGGAAGCGTGGCCGATCTCGTGTGTGAGGGCGCGTTGCACCCCCGCTGCGCGGAGCTGTTCGCGGCCGGTGAGCCGCGAGTGCCACTGAACTTGCATGCGCACCAGCGCGCGGCCACGCTGCTCGCCCGTGAGGGACGGTCGTACGTGGTGACCACCGGAACGGGGTCCGGCAAGTCGCTCACGTACCTCCTGCCCATCGTGGACTATGTGCTGCGCCGGGGCAGCGGCCAGGGCGTGCAGGCGATCGTGGTGTACCCCATGAACGCGCTCGCCAACAGTCAGGTGGAGGAACTGGAGAAGTTCCTGGGCGATGACCCCAGGGCGCAGGCGGTCACGTTCCGGCGCTACACCGGGCAGGAATCGCGGGAGGAAAAGGACGCGATTATCGCAAGTCCGCCGGACATCCTGCTGACGAATTACATGATGCTGGAACTCATCCTCACCCGGCAGGACGAGGCGGCCCTGGTGCAGGCGGCGCAGGGCGTGCGCTTTGTGGTGTTCGACGAGTTGCACACCTACCGGGGGCGGCAGGGCGCAGACGTGGCCCTCCTGATCCGGCGTCTCAGGGACCGCCTGAACGCCCGGGACGCCATCTGCGTCGGAACCAGTGCCACGATGTCCTCCAGCCCGGTCTACGCGGAGCGTCAGGCTGCGGTGGCTGAGGTCGCCTCGCGCCTGTTCGGGGTCCAGATCACCCCGGAGCAGGTGGTGGGGGAAACGCTGGAACGGGTCACGCGTGGCGAGCCCTCCCCGGAGGCCCTGCGCAGGGCGGTGCAAGGCCCGGTGCCGGCGAGCTTCGACGCGTTCGTCGGGGACGCCCTGGTGGTTTGGCTGGAGAACACGGTCGGTCTGCGCTGGGACGCCCAGGCCGGGCGGTTTGACCGGCAGCCGCCCCAGGCCGTGGCGGGGGAGGAGGGCCTGGCCGCGCTGCTGTCCGCGCAGACGGGCCTGCCGAGAGTGCAGTGCCTGGACGCCCTGCAAGAGCGCCTCCTGGCCGGCAACGCCCTGCGGCACCCCGCCACGGGTCGGCCTGTCTTCGCGTTCCGGCTGCACCAGTTCATCAGCAAGGCCGCCACCGTGTACGCGCCGCTGCTGCCCCCCGCCGGGCGGCTCGAACACCTGACCCTGCGCGGGCAAGTGTACGCCCCGAAGAGTGAGCGGTCGCTGCGGCTTTACCCGCTGGAGTTCTGCCGGTCGTGCGGACAGGAGTACTACTCGGTGCGCCGCGTGCAGGATGGCGGCACGGGACGCCACATGTTCGTCGCGCGGGGCGGCGAGGTCCGCCAGGAGAGCACGCCGGACGACGGGTACCTGTACCTGGGGGACCCGGCCTGGCCCCAGGACGAAGAGGGCCTGCTGGAGCGCTTGCCGGATGGGTGGCTGGAAGAGAAGAACGGCTTCCTGCGGGTCAAGTCCAGCCGCAAGAAGCACCTGCCGCAGCCTGTGCGCGTGAGCGGCCTGGGCGAAACCGGGCACGGGGACGGGGATGGGGTGAGCGCGGCCTTTATCGAGGGCGAGTTCCGGTTCTGCCTGCAGTGCGGCGTGACGTATCTGGGCCGAACCGGGAAGCTTACGAAGCTCGCCACGTTGAGCAGCGAGGGCCGCTCCACCGCGACCACCCTGCTGAGCATGGCCGCCGTTCAACAGCTGCGCAAATCGGACCTGGGGGACACCGCCCGCAAGATTCTGTCCTTCACGGACAACCGCCAGGACGCTTCCTTGCAGGCCGGGCACTTTAACGACTTCGTGTTCGTGGCGTCGCTCCGCGCGGGCCTCGCGCGCGCCCTTCAGGCGGGTCCCCTCACGCTTGAGGACGTGGCGGGCAAGGTCTTCACGGCGCTGAATCTTGAGTTCGCCAGTTTCGCGAGTGACCCGAGCGTGCGCTTCGGGGAGCGGGACCGCACCCTGAAGACCGCGCAGAACCTGATCGGCTACGCGCTCTTCACGGACCTCGCCGAGGGCCGGCGGCTCACCCTGCCGAACCTGGAGGGCGTGGACCTGGTGCGCTTCGAGTACCCGTACCTGCGTGAGGTCTGCGAGGCGCAGGACCTGTGGGAACGCGCCCACCCGGCCCTGTCCGTGGTGCGCAGCGGCGTCGTGGAGGCCCGGGAACGGGCAGCGCGGGCGCTGCTGGACTGGATGCGGCAGAACCTCGCCATCAAGGCGCCGTACCTTGACGCGGACTACCTGAACGCCGTGGTGCTCAACCTCGGCCTGATTCGCGAGGACAGCCCGCTGTACCTGCCGGTGGAGGAAGTGCAGAACCTGACCACCGCCCGGCGCGTGACGCTGGGCACCCTGGCGCGGGATGAGGGCCGCGACCCGACCCGGCTTTCTCTGAGCGCGCAAGGGGCGGTGGGCCGCTACCTGACCCGGCCCGAGACGCTGGGCTGGGGCCAGCCGGTGGGCCGCGCGGACGCCGAGGCAATCCTGTCGGACCTCGTCTACGCCCTGTCCGAATTCATCGAGCAGATTGAGCCGGGCGCCTACCAGCTCAAGGGCACGGCCTTCACCTGGCACGCTGGCCCCGGCACAACCCCGTCCATGGACGCCCTACGCGTGGTGCGCCCCCAGGGGGGTGACGCGCCGCGCGTGAACGCCTTCTTCCTTTCGCTGTACCGGCAGCCTGCCGCGGAATTCGCTGACCTGCGCGGCGCGGAGCACACCGCGCAGATCCGCGCCGAGGAGCGCGAGAAACGCGAGGACGCTTTCCGCGCCGGGACGCTGCCGGCCATGTTCTGCTCCCCGACCATGGAGCTCGGGGTGGACATCAGTGACCTGAACGTCGTGCACCTGAGAAACGTGCCGCCCACCCCGGCGAACTACGCGCAGCGCTCCGGCCGGGCCGGGCGCAGTGGGCAGCCGGCGCTGGTGATGACCTACGCCACCACGGGAAACAACCACGACCAGTACTTCTTCCGGCGCCCTGGCCTGATGGTGGGCGGGAGCGTCTCCACGCCGCGCATCGAACTCGGCAACGAGGCGCTGGTCCGCTCGCACGTGCACGCGCTCTGGCTTTCAGAAACCGGGCAGAAGCTGCCGCCTTCCGTGGCGGAACTGCTGGACATGACTGGGGACGAGCCCACGCTGGCGCTTCTGAGCGACCTGCTGACGCCTTTCCAGGACGAGGGGGTGGGGCGGCGCACCTTGGAGCGCGCCCGGCAGCTCATCGCGGACCTCGGGGTGGACCTGAACGGGACCGGGTGGTACAGCGACGAGTGGCTGGCCTACACCGTGCGGCAGGCCCCGCGCGAGTTCGACCGGGCCTGCGACCGCTGGCGGGACCTGTACCGCAGCGCGCTGTCGCAACTGCACCTGAACAACGCCGTGCTCGCCGACGCTGGGAAGCGTCACCTGCAGGAGCAGGCCCGGCGGCTCCACGCCGAGGCGAACACCCAGTTGGGCCTGCTGCGCAGCCCGGACGGCGAGCGGTCGGACTTCTACACCTACCGGTACCTGGCGTCCGAAGGGTTCCTGCCCGGGTACAACTTCGCCCGGCTGCCGCTGTCCGCGTACATCCCAGGCCGGCGCAACGCGAAAGGGAAGAATGACAGTTACCTTTCCCGCCCCCGCTTCCTGGCGCTGTCTGAGTTCGGCCCGAACGCCATCGTGTACCACAACGGCGCGAAGTACGAGGCCCACAAGGTGATCGTGCCGGCGCGCGGCGAGACGAGCGAACTGCCCACGGTGAGCGCCCAGCGCTGCGAGGCGTGCGGATACCTGCACCACGGCGCGGACGCTGCTGCGCGGGACGTATGCGAGAACTGCGGCGCGCCCCTGGCCCCGCCGCGCCCGAACCTCTTCCGGATGACGTCGGTCGCCACCCGCCGGCGCGAGCGCATCGGCAGCGATGAGGAAGAACGCCGCCGCGTGGGCTTCGAGGTCAAAAGCGGCCTGCGCTTCGCCACGCGGGGCGGCACCACGGACCGCGTGCAGGCCGAGGCGGCCGCGCAGACCGGGCCGCTGCTGCACCTCACCTACGGGGACGGCGCGACCCTGTGGCGCATCAACTACGGCTGGAGAAACCGCGAGAACCCGCACGAGCTGGGCTTCCTCTTTGACCCGGAAACGTCCCAGTGGCTGAGCGCCGTGGGGTACGAGCGCAAGGTCAAGGCCGCCGGGGGACGGGGCGTGCCGGTGCAGCGCGTGATTCCCTACGTGGAGGACACCCGCAACGTGCTGCTCGTCGAGCCGCGGGTGAGCCTGGACGCTGCGGGCATGGCGACCCTGATGAGCGCGCTGAAAAACGCCATTCAGCTGACCTACCAGCTCGAGGACAGCGAACTCGCCGCCGAGCTGCTGCCCGACAGCGCCGCGCCGCGCCAGATTCTGCTGTACGAGGCGTCCGAGGGGGGCGCCGGGGTACTGGGGGACCTGGTGTTCCGCTCCGGGGCGCTCGGTGAGGTGGCGCGGGCTGCGCTGGGGCTGCTGCACTTTGACCCCGTGAGCGGGGCCGACCTGAACCACGCGCCGCACGCCACCGAGCGCTGCGTGGCCGCCTGCTACGACTGCCTGATGACCTACGGCAACCAGGGCTTCCACGCCCTGCTTGACCGCTTCCTGGTGCGGGAGCTGCTGCTGGAGTTGCGCGGCGCGCAGCCCAGCGTGCAGGGGGGCGGGGACACGCACTTGGGCGACCTGCTCGCCGCCTGCGGCAGTGACCTGGAGCGCGAGTGGCTGCACTTCCTGCACGAAGGTGGGCGGCGCTTGCCGTCGCACGCGCAGCTGCTGGTGCCGGACCACTACGCCCGGCCTGACTTCGCGTACGCCGAGCAAGCGGCGCTGGTGTTCATCGACGGCCCGCACCACGACGGGCCGGGACAGTCGGCGCGGGACGCGCGAGTCCGGGAGGATTTGGAACTCGCCGGGTACACCGTCATTTCATTCAACTACGACCGGAGCACCTGGCCGGCACAACTGGCCCGGTACGCATTCGTGTTCGGGGAAGGGTAA
- a CDS encoding helicase-related protein, protein MAFDIGSMVRVRGRDWVVLPDSSADFLLLKPLGGSDAEITGVYAGDGGEDVTSAAFAPPSPAAFGTASGARRLLNAARLAVRSGAGPFRSLGRLGVEPRPYQLVPLLMALRQSPARLLIADDVGIGKTVEAALIARELLDRGEIDRLTVLCPPHLAEQWVQELRVKFGIDAVAVLPGTARRLEKGCNPGQSVFDRYRFTVVSLDLVKSDRWRQDFLTNAPDFVIVDEAHASAEGEGLGAKRHQRYRLLEDLARDPERHLVLVTATPHSGKEDAFRSLLRLLNPDFATLPLDLSGAQNARARETLARHLVQRGRKDITDYLREDTPFPTRRDAELKYTLHPEYATLFEDVLAYARESVHVPGEVQNRTRIRWWAALGLLRALASSPQAAAATLRERAGTEGETDEAVIERLGRELVLDPEEGEEGLLDVTPGAQVDGAESDTTRRLLALAERADALAGSKDRKLALLTTQVQDLVKAGLAPIVFCRFIATAEAVAEHLKGVLKGVEVAAVTGRLTPDERVTRIGELAQFDRRVLVATDCLSEGINLQQAFSAVVHYDLPWNPTRLDQREGRVDRYGQSSPEVRVLTLYGEDNRIDTLILDVLVRKHRLIRATLGTSIPAPEEAESLLDVLLTRVLNTDRRETIQPLLFEDVQAFDLKWRNAAESEKKSRSRFAQNSIRPEEVAGELAAVREALGDADAAQHFVMDALSGAGVSVTPRLDGSFEADPAQADVAPEVRDFLRGARRFRFDARSERGVTPLARNHPFVEQLASTVLGQALDTPDEAAAKRVGVIRTSRVSTQTTLLLLRHRFHLTGRKGNRTWQTLAEELDLMAYAGRADDPQWLDAEATRALLNLTPEGNLDPVQKEDRLTRALSDLHGMDGVLMARAQDRAAALLDAHERVRGAARGQGVTYAVEPPGPPDLLGVYVFLPVPRLG, encoded by the coding sequence ATGGCCTTTGATATCGGTTCGATGGTGCGCGTCCGTGGGCGCGACTGGGTGGTGCTGCCCGACAGCAGCGCGGACTTCCTGCTGCTCAAGCCACTCGGCGGCAGTGACGCGGAGATCACGGGCGTGTATGCCGGCGACGGCGGGGAGGACGTCACCTCTGCCGCGTTCGCCCCGCCCAGCCCGGCGGCCTTCGGCACGGCGAGCGGCGCGCGGCGGCTGCTGAACGCCGCCCGCCTCGCGGTGCGCAGTGGGGCCGGGCCCTTCCGTTCGCTGGGGCGGCTGGGCGTGGAGCCCCGCCCGTACCAGCTGGTGCCGCTGTTGATGGCCCTGCGCCAGAGCCCGGCACGGCTGCTGATCGCGGACGACGTGGGGATCGGCAAGACCGTGGAAGCAGCCCTGATCGCCCGTGAGTTGCTCGACCGGGGCGAGATTGACCGCCTGACGGTGCTGTGCCCGCCGCACCTCGCGGAGCAGTGGGTGCAGGAACTCCGCGTGAAGTTCGGCATTGACGCGGTGGCCGTGCTGCCCGGCACCGCCCGGCGCCTGGAGAAGGGGTGCAACCCCGGCCAGAGCGTGTTCGACCGCTACCGGTTCACGGTGGTGAGCCTGGACCTCGTGAAAAGCGACCGCTGGCGGCAGGACTTCCTGACGAACGCCCCGGACTTCGTGATTGTGGACGAGGCGCACGCCAGCGCCGAGGGCGAGGGGCTGGGTGCGAAGCGGCACCAGCGCTACCGCCTGCTCGAGGACCTCGCCAGGGACCCGGAGCGCCACCTGGTGCTCGTGACGGCCACGCCGCACAGCGGGAAGGAGGACGCCTTCCGCAGCCTGCTGCGGCTGCTGAACCCGGACTTCGCGACCCTGCCGCTGGACCTGAGCGGCGCGCAGAACGCCCGCGCCCGCGAAACGCTGGCCCGTCACCTCGTGCAGCGCGGCCGCAAGGACATCACGGATTACCTGCGCGAGGACACGCCTTTCCCTACCCGGCGGGACGCGGAACTCAAATACACCCTGCACCCGGAGTACGCCACCCTCTTCGAGGACGTTCTGGCGTACGCCCGCGAGAGTGTCCACGTACCCGGAGAGGTCCAGAACCGCACCCGCATCCGCTGGTGGGCCGCGCTGGGCCTGCTGCGCGCCCTGGCGAGCAGCCCGCAGGCCGCCGCCGCCACCCTGCGCGAGCGCGCCGGAACGGAAGGCGAAACCGACGAGGCGGTCATCGAGCGCCTGGGCCGCGAACTGGTCCTGGACCCGGAGGAAGGCGAAGAAGGCCTGCTGGACGTGACTCCCGGCGCCCAGGTGGACGGCGCAGAGAGCGACACCACCCGCCGCCTGCTGGCCCTGGCCGAGCGCGCCGACGCCCTGGCGGGGAGCAAGGACCGCAAGCTGGCGCTGCTGACCACGCAGGTGCAGGACCTCGTGAAGGCGGGGCTGGCCCCCATCGTGTTCTGCCGCTTCATCGCCACCGCCGAGGCCGTCGCGGAACACCTGAAGGGCGTCCTCAAGGGCGTGGAGGTCGCGGCCGTCACAGGCCGCCTCACGCCCGACGAGCGGGTGACGCGCATCGGGGAACTCGCCCAGTTTGACAGGCGTGTCCTGGTCGCCACGGACTGCCTCTCAGAAGGCATCAACCTGCAACAGGCCTTCAGCGCGGTGGTGCATTACGACCTGCCGTGGAACCCCACCCGGCTGGACCAGCGAGAAGGCCGCGTGGACCGCTACGGCCAGAGCAGCCCGGAAGTGCGGGTGCTCACCCTGTACGGCGAGGACAACCGCATTGACACGCTGATTCTGGACGTGCTGGTCCGCAAGCACCGCCTGATTCGCGCGACCCTCGGGACCAGCATCCCCGCCCCCGAGGAGGCCGAGAGCCTGCTGGACGTGCTGCTCACCCGCGTGCTGAACACCGACCGGCGTGAGACTATCCAGCCCCTGTTGTTCGAGGACGTGCAGGCCTTCGACCTGAAGTGGCGCAACGCGGCGGAAAGTGAGAAGAAGTCACGCAGCCGCTTCGCGCAGAACAGCATCCGCCCGGAGGAGGTCGCCGGGGAGCTGGCTGCTGTCCGTGAGGCGCTGGGGGACGCGGACGCCGCGCAGCACTTCGTGATGGACGCCCTGAGCGGCGCGGGCGTGAGCGTGACGCCCCGCCTGGACGGCAGCTTTGAAGCGGACCCCGCGCAGGCCGACGTGGCCCCGGAGGTGCGCGATTTCCTGCGCGGCGCGCGCCGCTTTCGCTTCGACGCCCGCAGTGAGCGCGGCGTGACGCCCCTGGCCCGCAACCACCCCTTCGTGGAGCAGCTGGCCAGCACCGTGCTTGGGCAGGCGCTCGACACGCCAGACGAGGCCGCCGCCAAGCGCGTCGGCGTGATCCGCACCTCGCGGGTGAGTACGCAGACCACCCTGCTGCTGCTGCGCCACCGCTTTCACCTGACGGGGCGCAAGGGCAACCGCACCTGGCAGACCCTGGCGGAGGAACTGGACCTGATGGCCTACGCGGGCCGCGCGGACGACCCCCAGTGGCTGGACGCCGAGGCAACCCGCGCCCTACTGAACCTGACCCCGGAAGGGAACCTCGACCCGGTGCAGAAAGAGGACCGCCTGACCCGCGCCCTGAGTGACCTGCATGGCATGGACGGCGTGCTGATGGCCCGTGCCCAGGACCGCGCCGCCGCCCTGCTCGACGCCCACGAGCGGGTGCGCGGCGCCGCGAGGGGTCAGGGCGTGACCTACGCGGTGGAACCGCCGGGACCACCGGACCTGCTCGGCGTGTACGTGTTCCTGCCGGTGCCGAGACTGGGTTAA
- a CDS encoding PIN domain-containing protein, which yields MTLKPAAVGGLDLLVTDTNVLVSELLRSRGRRWLARPGPLLVVTERVDGEVRYELSRRLQALGGRGTLAPELLTRLHAEALLLYREKVTVIPAEPYITLEALARARVPGDPDDWPTAALGLLLGAALWTEDRDFFGCGLSVWRTDVLYQVTADHPG from the coding sequence TTGACCCTGAAGCCTGCCGCCGTGGGCGGGCTTGACCTGCTTGTCACCGACACCAACGTGCTCGTCTCCGAGTTGCTGCGGAGCCGTGGTCGGCGCTGGCTGGCCCGGCCCGGCCCCCTGCTGGTCGTGACCGAGCGGGTAGACGGCGAGGTTCGTTATGAACTCTCGCGCCGCTTGCAGGCGCTGGGGGGGCGCGGCACGCTCGCACCGGAACTGCTCACCCGCCTGCACGCCGAGGCCCTGCTGCTCTACCGCGAAAAGGTCACGGTGATTCCCGCTGAGCCGTACATCACCCTTGAAGCCCTGGCCCGCGCGCGCGTCCCCGGTGACCCCGACGACTGGCCTACGGCGGCGCTCGGCCTGCTCCTGGGAGCCGCCCTCTGGACGGAGGACCGCGACTTCTTCGGCTGCGGCCTGAGCGTGTGGCGCACAGACGTCCTGTATCAGGTGACCGCAGACCACCCCGGCTGA